Proteins encoded by one window of Cucurbita pepo subsp. pepo cultivar mu-cu-16 chromosome LG14, ASM280686v2, whole genome shotgun sequence:
- the LOC111809647 gene encoding uncharacterized protein LOC111809647 isoform X1 → MALPSNRSSSPSMVTGRTGPISRNSEIGNPVYRSFSSNPFSKPSIATSLKSLNPITPANSPSVADYPPQRNSVSREILFTSRDNEDKENGKDQSPKLTRVRSPTVGKSMKNFMSSTISAASKIAVSPKKKILGDRNEPVRSSLSFSGMKSSSLNSVNPTPEASMAFESDTNPPMPLISYPKSTKTVRFGGVEVISGSYEDSESTYRYDLNPELVAAVTDSKSGIVPITKSAIAEGSSKSSKTVTFGGFEVISDFCDDSESTYRHGHHPNPEAVTVAVEANAEPEIGPISDSDIAAVTPEASKIMRFSDFEAVSNNALESSVNSNLTEEVDSVNLDPSFNISPVSSPMIAPIITPYDPKTNYLSPRPQFLHYNPNRRINRPDGRFEELFSSSEETDCEDPQKESDEVSSNESQMKEEEKEEEEVNVSIQGPTEVKKSSKPLLSRIFKISSLLLILFTACLSICVVNVHDPTIFERSTLLTMGDQSEIFESAKTNFNVLVGKLEIWHANSISFISDVVFNFRGGPPLIHLNQTEFFYGDVNKDEQCLVLSHQNVWEEENNLINAMEAMKERVIVDTFEEPIDREGQNKEGQEQEEDAQEVEAIKVREIGIETFERESHNEEVEEESFQEIEARTNDSADIEEENNEASEESLQEIIEHIEGEGQNIEGQEQQEEAQDTEAMKVREIGIETVERESQNEEVEEEPFQKDSEEENDEASEESLLEIVEEEYVQEKTVENFKASSSSDFKLHDEIEKAAATGETQEETNTEFQYQSPPVSSPPSEHQSDVEEENGGKIVDLIRTATGISRDFTQNTAAIISAILLGLFLIIPAGLIYARKSSSRRTTSTAAIAEEQQEEPLLKDKKTNQSLVEEEEEEALDDDDEDDMAGEFCSSETSSFFQYSSVREGETEAAKRSSEFQSHSHVRRENSRRESIAEAATRSSEVQSHSHGRRKIRMENSRRESMASSSLDDYSVSSSASPSYGRFTTYEKIPIKHKNGDEEIVTPVRRSSRIRNRHNNS, encoded by the exons ATGGCGCTGCCGTCTAACAGATCGTCTTCACCGTCGATGGTGACCGGAAGAACAGGCCCTATTTCTAGAAATTCCGAAATCGGCAACCCTGTCTACCGGAGCTTCTCCAGTAATCCGTTTTCGAAGCCGTCGATCGCCACCAGTTTGAAAAGCTTGAATCCAATCACTCCGGCGAATAGTCCCTCCG TTGCAGATTATCCGCCACAAAGGAATTCTGTGAGCagagaaattttatttacttctCGAGACAATGAGgataaagaaaatgggaaagaTCAGAGTCCGAAACTCACCCGAGTCCGTTCGCCGACTGTCGGAAAATCGATGAAGAATTTCATGTCGTCTACAATTTCCGCCGCCTCCAAGATTGCCGTCTCTCCGAAGAAGAAGATTCTGGGCGATCGGAACGAGCCAGTTCGGTcgtctctttcattttccggCATGAAAAGCTCTTCACTCAACTCGGTGAATCCAACTCCTGAGGCATCAATGGCATTTGAATCCGATACGAACCCTCCAATGCCTCTGATTTCATATCCtaaatcaacaaaaacagTGAGATTCGGTGGTGTTGAGGTAATTTCTGGTTCGTACGAGGATTCAGAATCGACTTACCGATATGATTTGAACCCGGAGTTGGTGGCAGCTGTAACCGATTCGAAGTCTGGAATTGTTCCGATTACTAAATCTGCCATTGCAGAAGGATCTTCCAAATCTTCTAAAACTGTGACATTCGGTGGTTTTGAGGTTATTTCTGATTTCTGTGACGATTCGGAATCCACATACCGACATGGACACCATCCGAACCCAGAAGCTGTAACAGTGGCTGTTGAGGCCAACGCAGAGCCTGAAATCGGTCCGATTTCAGATTCCGACATTGCAGCTGTAACTCCCGAAGCTTCAAAGATTATGAGATTTTCTGATTTCGAAGCTGTCTCGAACAACGCTTTAGAGTCTTCGGTTAACAGTAATTTAACTGAAGAAGTGGATTCTGTTAATCTTGACCCAAGTTTTAACATCAGTCCAGTTTCTTCTCCAATGATAGCACCTATAATCACTCCTTATGATCCTAAAACTAATTATCTGTCGCCAAGGCCACAGTTCCTCCATTACAACCCAAACCGAAGAATCAATCGACCAGATGGTAGATTTGAGGAACTCTTTTCCTCTTCGGAGGAGACTGACTGTGAAGATCCACAGAAGGAATCTGATGAAGTTTCTTCCAATGAATCGcagatgaaagaagaagaaaaagaagaagaagaggttAATGTTTCTATACAAGGCCCCACGGAAGTTAAAAAGTCGTCGAAGCCTCTGTTGTCTAGGATATTCAAGATCAGTTCTctgcttttgattttgtttactGCTTGCTTGTCGATTTGTGTTGTGAATGTCCATGATCCAACTATCTTCGAAAGATCAACCTTGTTAACAATGGGGGATCAGTCTGAGATTTTCGAGTCTGCTAAAACGAATTTCAATGTGTTGGTTGGGAAACTTGAGATTTGGCATGCGAATTCCATCTCTTTTATTTCTGATGTGGTTTTCAACTTCAGAGGAGGGCCGCCATTGATACATCTGAACCAAACTGAGTTTTTCTACGGGGATGTCAATAAGGATGAACAGTGTCTTGTATTATCTCATCAGAACGTgtgggaagaagaaaacaatttgATTAATGCAATGGAAGCCATGAAGGAGAGAGTAATTGTTGATACTTTTGAAGAGCCTATTGACAGAGAAGGTCAGAATAAAGAgggacaagaacaagaagaagatgcaCAAGAGGTTGAAGCCATAAAGGTGAGAGAAATTGGCATCGAAACCTTTGAAAGAGAATCTCACAATgaagaagtagaagaagaatcGTTTCAAGAGATTGAGGCCAGAACCAATGATTCAGCAgacattgaagaagagaataaCGAGGCTTCTGAAGAATCATTACAAGAAATCATTGAACATATTGAGGGAGAAGGTCAGAATATAGAGGGACAAGAACAGCAAGAAGAAGCACAAGATACCGAAGCCATGAAGGTGAGAGAAATTGGAATCGAAACTGTTGAAAGAGAATCTCAGAACgaagaagtagaagaagaaccGTTTCAAAAAGACAGCGAAGAAGAGAATGACGAGGCTTCTGAAGAATCATTACTAGAAATCGTTGAAGAAGAATACGTTCAAGAGAAAACCGTAGAGAATTTCAAAGCTTCTTCATCGTCTGATTTTAAATTAcatgatgaaattgaaaaagcAGCAGCAACAGGGGAAACACAGGAAGAAACGAACACAGAATTTCAATACCAGTCACCTCCAGTCTCTTCTCCTCCATCTGAACATCAATctgatgttgaagaagaaaatggcgGCAAAATCGTCGATCTCATCAGAACAGCCACCGGAATATCTCGTGATTTCACACAGAACACGGCTGCAATAATATCTGCAATACTGCTAGgtttatttcttattataCCTGCAGGACTGATTTATGCAAGGAAATCAAGCTCAAGACGAACAACATCCACGGCGGCCATTGCTGAAGAGCAGCAAGAGGAGCCATTGCTGAAAGATAAGAAGACGAACCAGAGTCTggtggaagaggaagaagaagaagcactggatgatgatgatgaagatgatatGGCTGGAGAATTTTGCTCTTCTGAAACGAGTAGTTTTTTCCAGTACAGCAGCGTGAGAGAAGGAGAAACAGAAGCAGCGAAAAGATCGAGTGAGTTTCAAAGCCATAGCCATGTGAGGAGGGAGAATTCAAGAAGAGAATCCATCGCTGAAGCAGCGACGAGATCGAGTGAAGTTCAGAGCCATAGCCATGGGAGGAGGAAGATTAGGATGGAGAATTCACGAAGAGAATCcatggcttcttcttctttggatgATTACTCAGTGTCCTCTTCGGCTTCTCCATCTTATGGGCGTTTCACAACTTATGAGAAGATCCCAATCAAGCAT aaaaatgGAGACGAAGAGATTGTGACTCCCGTCAGGCGCTCTAGTAGGATTAGAAATCGACACAATAATAGTTGA
- the LOC111809647 gene encoding uncharacterized protein LOC111809647 isoform X3: MALPSNRSSSPSMVTGRTGPISRNSEIGNPVYRSFSSNPFSKPSIATSLKSLNPITPANSPSVADYPPQRNSVSREILFTSRDNEDKENGKDQSPKLTRVRSPTVGKSMKNFMSSTISAASKIAVSPKKKILGDRNEPVRSSLSFSGMKSSSLNSVNPTPEASMAFESDTNPPMPLISYPKSTKTVRFGGVEVISGSYEDSESTYRYDLNPELVAAVTDSKSGIVPITKSAIAEGSSKSSKTVTFGGFEVISDFCDDSESTYRHGHHPNPEAVTVAVEANAEPEIGPISDSDIAAVTPEASKIMRFSDFEAVSNNALESSVNSNLTEEVDSVNLDPSFNISPVSSPMIAPIITPYDPKTNYLSPRPQFLHYNPNRRINRPDGRFEELFSSSEETDCEDPQKESDEVSSNESQMKEEEKEEEEVNVSIQGPTEVKKSSKPLLSRIFKISSLLLILFTACLSICVVNVHDPTIFERSTLLTMGDQSEIFESAKTNFNVLVGKLEIWHANSISFISDVVFNFRGGPPLIHLNQTEFFYGDVNKDEQCLVLSHQNVWEEENNLINAMEAMKDREGQNKEGQEQEEDAQEVEAIKVREIGIETFERESHNEEVEEESFQEIEARTNDSADIEEENNEASEESLQEIIEHIEGEGQNIEGQEQQEEAQDTEAMKVREIGIETVERESQNEEVEEEPFQKDSEEENDEASEESLLEIVEEEYVQEKTVENFKASSSSDFKLHDEIEKAAATGETQEETNTEFQYQSPPVSSPPSEHQSDVEEENGGKIVDLIRTATGISRDFTQNTAAIISAILLGLFLIIPAGLIYARKSSSRRTTSTAAIAEEQQEEPLLKDKKTNQSLVEEEEEEALDDDDEDDMAGEFCSSETSSFFQYSSVREGETEAAKRSSEFQSHSHVRRENSRRESIAEAATRSSEVQSHSHGRRKIRMENSRRESMASSSLDDYSVSSSASPSYGRFTTYEKIPIKHKNGDEEIVTPVRRSSRIRNRHNNS, encoded by the exons ATGGCGCTGCCGTCTAACAGATCGTCTTCACCGTCGATGGTGACCGGAAGAACAGGCCCTATTTCTAGAAATTCCGAAATCGGCAACCCTGTCTACCGGAGCTTCTCCAGTAATCCGTTTTCGAAGCCGTCGATCGCCACCAGTTTGAAAAGCTTGAATCCAATCACTCCGGCGAATAGTCCCTCCG TTGCAGATTATCCGCCACAAAGGAATTCTGTGAGCagagaaattttatttacttctCGAGACAATGAGgataaagaaaatgggaaagaTCAGAGTCCGAAACTCACCCGAGTCCGTTCGCCGACTGTCGGAAAATCGATGAAGAATTTCATGTCGTCTACAATTTCCGCCGCCTCCAAGATTGCCGTCTCTCCGAAGAAGAAGATTCTGGGCGATCGGAACGAGCCAGTTCGGTcgtctctttcattttccggCATGAAAAGCTCTTCACTCAACTCGGTGAATCCAACTCCTGAGGCATCAATGGCATTTGAATCCGATACGAACCCTCCAATGCCTCTGATTTCATATCCtaaatcaacaaaaacagTGAGATTCGGTGGTGTTGAGGTAATTTCTGGTTCGTACGAGGATTCAGAATCGACTTACCGATATGATTTGAACCCGGAGTTGGTGGCAGCTGTAACCGATTCGAAGTCTGGAATTGTTCCGATTACTAAATCTGCCATTGCAGAAGGATCTTCCAAATCTTCTAAAACTGTGACATTCGGTGGTTTTGAGGTTATTTCTGATTTCTGTGACGATTCGGAATCCACATACCGACATGGACACCATCCGAACCCAGAAGCTGTAACAGTGGCTGTTGAGGCCAACGCAGAGCCTGAAATCGGTCCGATTTCAGATTCCGACATTGCAGCTGTAACTCCCGAAGCTTCAAAGATTATGAGATTTTCTGATTTCGAAGCTGTCTCGAACAACGCTTTAGAGTCTTCGGTTAACAGTAATTTAACTGAAGAAGTGGATTCTGTTAATCTTGACCCAAGTTTTAACATCAGTCCAGTTTCTTCTCCAATGATAGCACCTATAATCACTCCTTATGATCCTAAAACTAATTATCTGTCGCCAAGGCCACAGTTCCTCCATTACAACCCAAACCGAAGAATCAATCGACCAGATGGTAGATTTGAGGAACTCTTTTCCTCTTCGGAGGAGACTGACTGTGAAGATCCACAGAAGGAATCTGATGAAGTTTCTTCCAATGAATCGcagatgaaagaagaagaaaaagaagaagaagaggttAATGTTTCTATACAAGGCCCCACGGAAGTTAAAAAGTCGTCGAAGCCTCTGTTGTCTAGGATATTCAAGATCAGTTCTctgcttttgattttgtttactGCTTGCTTGTCGATTTGTGTTGTGAATGTCCATGATCCAACTATCTTCGAAAGATCAACCTTGTTAACAATGGGGGATCAGTCTGAGATTTTCGAGTCTGCTAAAACGAATTTCAATGTGTTGGTTGGGAAACTTGAGATTTGGCATGCGAATTCCATCTCTTTTATTTCTGATGTGGTTTTCAACTTCAGAGGAGGGCCGCCATTGATACATCTGAACCAAACTGAGTTTTTCTACGGGGATGTCAATAAGGATGAACAGTGTCTTGTATTATCTCATCAGAACGTgtgggaagaagaaaacaatttgATTAATGCAATGGAAGCCATGAAG GACAGAGAAGGTCAGAATAAAGAgggacaagaacaagaagaagatgcaCAAGAGGTTGAAGCCATAAAGGTGAGAGAAATTGGCATCGAAACCTTTGAAAGAGAATCTCACAATgaagaagtagaagaagaatcGTTTCAAGAGATTGAGGCCAGAACCAATGATTCAGCAgacattgaagaagagaataaCGAGGCTTCTGAAGAATCATTACAAGAAATCATTGAACATATTGAGGGAGAAGGTCAGAATATAGAGGGACAAGAACAGCAAGAAGAAGCACAAGATACCGAAGCCATGAAGGTGAGAGAAATTGGAATCGAAACTGTTGAAAGAGAATCTCAGAACgaagaagtagaagaagaaccGTTTCAAAAAGACAGCGAAGAAGAGAATGACGAGGCTTCTGAAGAATCATTACTAGAAATCGTTGAAGAAGAATACGTTCAAGAGAAAACCGTAGAGAATTTCAAAGCTTCTTCATCGTCTGATTTTAAATTAcatgatgaaattgaaaaagcAGCAGCAACAGGGGAAACACAGGAAGAAACGAACACAGAATTTCAATACCAGTCACCTCCAGTCTCTTCTCCTCCATCTGAACATCAATctgatgttgaagaagaaaatggcgGCAAAATCGTCGATCTCATCAGAACAGCCACCGGAATATCTCGTGATTTCACACAGAACACGGCTGCAATAATATCTGCAATACTGCTAGgtttatttcttattataCCTGCAGGACTGATTTATGCAAGGAAATCAAGCTCAAGACGAACAACATCCACGGCGGCCATTGCTGAAGAGCAGCAAGAGGAGCCATTGCTGAAAGATAAGAAGACGAACCAGAGTCTggtggaagaggaagaagaagaagcactggatgatgatgatgaagatgatatGGCTGGAGAATTTTGCTCTTCTGAAACGAGTAGTTTTTTCCAGTACAGCAGCGTGAGAGAAGGAGAAACAGAAGCAGCGAAAAGATCGAGTGAGTTTCAAAGCCATAGCCATGTGAGGAGGGAGAATTCAAGAAGAGAATCCATCGCTGAAGCAGCGACGAGATCGAGTGAAGTTCAGAGCCATAGCCATGGGAGGAGGAAGATTAGGATGGAGAATTCACGAAGAGAATCcatggcttcttcttctttggatgATTACTCAGTGTCCTCTTCGGCTTCTCCATCTTATGGGCGTTTCACAACTTATGAGAAGATCCCAATCAAGCAT aaaaatgGAGACGAAGAGATTGTGACTCCCGTCAGGCGCTCTAGTAGGATTAGAAATCGACACAATAATAGTTGA
- the LOC111810746 gene encoding plastidial pyruvate kinase 1, chloroplastic-like gives MAEVNAMMIRAGCNFVAKNPVLDVKRSGFGMPVFGRTVWCNRRRTTGRVGNGVKAVMQVDLEDAERLRRLEGLEATLGLDVVAERELKEKGFLGMRKTKLVCTIGPACSAIEDLEKLALEGMNIARLNMCHNSREWHCDVIRKIKKLNEGKGFCISVMIDTEGSQIHVVDHGAPSSIKVEDGSIWLFTAEKFEGSRPFTVQASYEGFSEGIQVGDSVVIDGGMATFEVIEKIGNDLSCRCTDPGLFLPRAKCSFWRDGRVVVRNHESPTLSSKDWSDIEFGIAEGVDFIALSFVNSADPVKHLKNYLSTKSAESVRVLAKIESLESLQNLEEIIEASDGIMVARGDLGVEIPLEQIPAVQEEITSVCRELNKPVIIASQLLESMVEYPTPTRAEVADVSEAVRQYADALMLSGESAIGSYGQKALSVLQMASCRMELWSREENRENFLPHYQLGVSLQDRIAEEICNSAAELANRLSVDAIFVLTTQGHMASLLSRNRPRPPIFALTDDDSTRMALNLQWGVFPLRIELSEDIEANIWRGIELVKSKGLVKQGDSVLVVSEISPARAASMASQSIQLKTIA, from the exons ATGGCGGAGGTAAATGCTATGATGATTCGTGCTGGTTGCAATTTTGTTGCGAAAAATCCTGTATTAGATGTGAAGCGTTCGGGTTTTGGCATGCCGGTTTTCGGTCGAACAGTTTGGTGCAATCGAAGGAGGACGACGGGGAGAGTTGGAAATGGGGTGAAGGCGGTAATGCAAGTGGATTTGGAGGATGCGGAGAGATTGAGAAGATTGGAGGGCTTAGAAGCGACATTAGGGCTTGATGTTGTAGCGGAAAGGGAGTTGAAGGAGAAAGGATTTTTAGGGATGAGGAAGACGAAGCTTGTATGTACTATTGGCCCTGCGTGTAGTGCGATTGAGGATCTGGAGAAGTTGGCATTGGAAGGTATGAACATTGCGAGATTGAATATGTGCCACAATTCGAGAGAGTGGCATTGCGATGTGATTAGGAAGATCAAGAAGTTAAATGAGGGGAAAGGATTCTGTATTTCGGTGATGATCGATACTGAAGGGAGTCAGATTCATGTGGTTGATCATGGAGCTCCTTCCTCCATAAAAGTAGAG GATGGTTCAATCTGGTTGTTTACTGCTGAGAAATTTGAGGGCTCTCGTCCATTCACTGTTCAAGCGAGCTATGAAGGTTTCTCTGAAG GTATTCAAGTGGGTGATTCAGTTGTAATTGATGGAGGAATGGCAACCTTTGAGGTTATTGAAAAGATTGGGAATGATTTAAGCTGCAGGTGCACAGACCCTGGTTTGTTTCTTCCTCGAGCAAAGTGCAGCTTTTGGAGAGATGGGAGGGTTGTTGTGAGAAATCACGAGTCTCCAACGCTGTCGAGTAAG GATTGGTCGGACATTGAATTTGGCATTGCGGAAGGCGTCGACTTCATTGCCCTTTCCTTCGTGAACAGTGCTGATCCTGTCAAGCATCTAAAGAACTACCTATCAACAAAATCAGCAGA ATCCGTAAGGGTATTGGCTAAGATTGAAAGCTTGGAGTCTCTTCAGAATCTGGAAGAAATTATAGAGGCCTCTGATGGAATCATGGTAGCTCGAGGAGATCTTGGGGTTGAAATTCCGCTGGAGCAGATACCAGCAGTCCAAGAGGAAATAACTAGTGTTTGTAGGGAACTGAACAAACCAGTGATCATAGCTTCTCAACTTCTAGAGTCGATGGTTGAATATCCTACACCAACACGAGCTgag GTTGCAGATGTTTCGGAGGCTGTCCGACAGTATGCTGATGCATTAATGTTATCTGGGGAGTCTGCCATAGGATCATATGGACAGAAAGCGCTTTCGGTTCTACAGATGGCCAGCTGCCGAATGGAGTTATGGAGTCGCGAAGAAAATAGGGAAAATTTCCTTCCCCACTATCAACTTGGGGTGTCATTGCAGGATCGCATTGCAGAAGAAATTTGCAATTCTGCTGCTGAATTAG CTAACAGGCTTTCAGTAGACGCCATATTTGTGCTCACAACGCAAGGACACATGGCATCTCTTCTATCCCGCAACCGCCCAAGGCCGCCTATATTTGCATTAACCGATGATGATAGCACAAGAATGGCTTTGAATCTGCAATGGGGAGTGTTTCCTCTGCGCATTGAGCTCTCAGAAGACATTGAAGCAAACATCTGGAGGGGCATCGAGCTTGTGAAATCAAAGGGGTTGGTGAAACAGGGGGACTCTGTGTTGGTGGTCTCTGAAATCTCTCCAGCTCGAGCTGCATCAATGGCGTCCCAATCAATCCAGCTGAAAACCATCGCgtag
- the LOC111809647 gene encoding uncharacterized protein LOC111809647 isoform X2, with translation MALPSNRSSSPSMVTGRTGPISRNSEIGNPVYRSFSSNPFSKPSIATSLKSLNPITPANSPSDYPPQRNSVSREILFTSRDNEDKENGKDQSPKLTRVRSPTVGKSMKNFMSSTISAASKIAVSPKKKILGDRNEPVRSSLSFSGMKSSSLNSVNPTPEASMAFESDTNPPMPLISYPKSTKTVRFGGVEVISGSYEDSESTYRYDLNPELVAAVTDSKSGIVPITKSAIAEGSSKSSKTVTFGGFEVISDFCDDSESTYRHGHHPNPEAVTVAVEANAEPEIGPISDSDIAAVTPEASKIMRFSDFEAVSNNALESSVNSNLTEEVDSVNLDPSFNISPVSSPMIAPIITPYDPKTNYLSPRPQFLHYNPNRRINRPDGRFEELFSSSEETDCEDPQKESDEVSSNESQMKEEEKEEEEVNVSIQGPTEVKKSSKPLLSRIFKISSLLLILFTACLSICVVNVHDPTIFERSTLLTMGDQSEIFESAKTNFNVLVGKLEIWHANSISFISDVVFNFRGGPPLIHLNQTEFFYGDVNKDEQCLVLSHQNVWEEENNLINAMEAMKERVIVDTFEEPIDREGQNKEGQEQEEDAQEVEAIKVREIGIETFERESHNEEVEEESFQEIEARTNDSADIEEENNEASEESLQEIIEHIEGEGQNIEGQEQQEEAQDTEAMKVREIGIETVERESQNEEVEEEPFQKDSEEENDEASEESLLEIVEEEYVQEKTVENFKASSSSDFKLHDEIEKAAATGETQEETNTEFQYQSPPVSSPPSEHQSDVEEENGGKIVDLIRTATGISRDFTQNTAAIISAILLGLFLIIPAGLIYARKSSSRRTTSTAAIAEEQQEEPLLKDKKTNQSLVEEEEEEALDDDDEDDMAGEFCSSETSSFFQYSSVREGETEAAKRSSEFQSHSHVRRENSRRESIAEAATRSSEVQSHSHGRRKIRMENSRRESMASSSLDDYSVSSSASPSYGRFTTYEKIPIKHKNGDEEIVTPVRRSSRIRNRHNNS, from the exons ATGGCGCTGCCGTCTAACAGATCGTCTTCACCGTCGATGGTGACCGGAAGAACAGGCCCTATTTCTAGAAATTCCGAAATCGGCAACCCTGTCTACCGGAGCTTCTCCAGTAATCCGTTTTCGAAGCCGTCGATCGCCACCAGTTTGAAAAGCTTGAATCCAATCACTCCGGCGAATAGTCCCTCCG ATTATCCGCCACAAAGGAATTCTGTGAGCagagaaattttatttacttctCGAGACAATGAGgataaagaaaatgggaaagaTCAGAGTCCGAAACTCACCCGAGTCCGTTCGCCGACTGTCGGAAAATCGATGAAGAATTTCATGTCGTCTACAATTTCCGCCGCCTCCAAGATTGCCGTCTCTCCGAAGAAGAAGATTCTGGGCGATCGGAACGAGCCAGTTCGGTcgtctctttcattttccggCATGAAAAGCTCTTCACTCAACTCGGTGAATCCAACTCCTGAGGCATCAATGGCATTTGAATCCGATACGAACCCTCCAATGCCTCTGATTTCATATCCtaaatcaacaaaaacagTGAGATTCGGTGGTGTTGAGGTAATTTCTGGTTCGTACGAGGATTCAGAATCGACTTACCGATATGATTTGAACCCGGAGTTGGTGGCAGCTGTAACCGATTCGAAGTCTGGAATTGTTCCGATTACTAAATCTGCCATTGCAGAAGGATCTTCCAAATCTTCTAAAACTGTGACATTCGGTGGTTTTGAGGTTATTTCTGATTTCTGTGACGATTCGGAATCCACATACCGACATGGACACCATCCGAACCCAGAAGCTGTAACAGTGGCTGTTGAGGCCAACGCAGAGCCTGAAATCGGTCCGATTTCAGATTCCGACATTGCAGCTGTAACTCCCGAAGCTTCAAAGATTATGAGATTTTCTGATTTCGAAGCTGTCTCGAACAACGCTTTAGAGTCTTCGGTTAACAGTAATTTAACTGAAGAAGTGGATTCTGTTAATCTTGACCCAAGTTTTAACATCAGTCCAGTTTCTTCTCCAATGATAGCACCTATAATCACTCCTTATGATCCTAAAACTAATTATCTGTCGCCAAGGCCACAGTTCCTCCATTACAACCCAAACCGAAGAATCAATCGACCAGATGGTAGATTTGAGGAACTCTTTTCCTCTTCGGAGGAGACTGACTGTGAAGATCCACAGAAGGAATCTGATGAAGTTTCTTCCAATGAATCGcagatgaaagaagaagaaaaagaagaagaagaggttAATGTTTCTATACAAGGCCCCACGGAAGTTAAAAAGTCGTCGAAGCCTCTGTTGTCTAGGATATTCAAGATCAGTTCTctgcttttgattttgtttactGCTTGCTTGTCGATTTGTGTTGTGAATGTCCATGATCCAACTATCTTCGAAAGATCAACCTTGTTAACAATGGGGGATCAGTCTGAGATTTTCGAGTCTGCTAAAACGAATTTCAATGTGTTGGTTGGGAAACTTGAGATTTGGCATGCGAATTCCATCTCTTTTATTTCTGATGTGGTTTTCAACTTCAGAGGAGGGCCGCCATTGATACATCTGAACCAAACTGAGTTTTTCTACGGGGATGTCAATAAGGATGAACAGTGTCTTGTATTATCTCATCAGAACGTgtgggaagaagaaaacaatttgATTAATGCAATGGAAGCCATGAAGGAGAGAGTAATTGTTGATACTTTTGAAGAGCCTATTGACAGAGAAGGTCAGAATAAAGAgggacaagaacaagaagaagatgcaCAAGAGGTTGAAGCCATAAAGGTGAGAGAAATTGGCATCGAAACCTTTGAAAGAGAATCTCACAATgaagaagtagaagaagaatcGTTTCAAGAGATTGAGGCCAGAACCAATGATTCAGCAgacattgaagaagagaataaCGAGGCTTCTGAAGAATCATTACAAGAAATCATTGAACATATTGAGGGAGAAGGTCAGAATATAGAGGGACAAGAACAGCAAGAAGAAGCACAAGATACCGAAGCCATGAAGGTGAGAGAAATTGGAATCGAAACTGTTGAAAGAGAATCTCAGAACgaagaagtagaagaagaaccGTTTCAAAAAGACAGCGAAGAAGAGAATGACGAGGCTTCTGAAGAATCATTACTAGAAATCGTTGAAGAAGAATACGTTCAAGAGAAAACCGTAGAGAATTTCAAAGCTTCTTCATCGTCTGATTTTAAATTAcatgatgaaattgaaaaagcAGCAGCAACAGGGGAAACACAGGAAGAAACGAACACAGAATTTCAATACCAGTCACCTCCAGTCTCTTCTCCTCCATCTGAACATCAATctgatgttgaagaagaaaatggcgGCAAAATCGTCGATCTCATCAGAACAGCCACCGGAATATCTCGTGATTTCACACAGAACACGGCTGCAATAATATCTGCAATACTGCTAGgtttatttcttattataCCTGCAGGACTGATTTATGCAAGGAAATCAAGCTCAAGACGAACAACATCCACGGCGGCCATTGCTGAAGAGCAGCAAGAGGAGCCATTGCTGAAAGATAAGAAGACGAACCAGAGTCTggtggaagaggaagaagaagaagcactggatgatgatgatgaagatgatatGGCTGGAGAATTTTGCTCTTCTGAAACGAGTAGTTTTTTCCAGTACAGCAGCGTGAGAGAAGGAGAAACAGAAGCAGCGAAAAGATCGAGTGAGTTTCAAAGCCATAGCCATGTGAGGAGGGAGAATTCAAGAAGAGAATCCATCGCTGAAGCAGCGACGAGATCGAGTGAAGTTCAGAGCCATAGCCATGGGAGGAGGAAGATTAGGATGGAGAATTCACGAAGAGAATCcatggcttcttcttctttggatgATTACTCAGTGTCCTCTTCGGCTTCTCCATCTTATGGGCGTTTCACAACTTATGAGAAGATCCCAATCAAGCAT aaaaatgGAGACGAAGAGATTGTGACTCCCGTCAGGCGCTCTAGTAGGATTAGAAATCGACACAATAATAGTTGA